One window of Phoenix dactylifera cultivar Barhee BC4 chromosome 5, palm_55x_up_171113_PBpolish2nd_filt_p, whole genome shotgun sequence genomic DNA carries:
- the LOC103711652 gene encoding uncharacterized protein LOC103711652 isoform X1 encodes MERAEVAADAKNDECVASVSKISSSCSLRHKRSKSASDRNLDTVKHGTLYCMGKDFNDSKTLRNIMKSTYGSLNQDSSDNVSKTSSNHRASLENDIKQLQMHLYQEKTIRFMLEKAIGRASSTLSPGHRHFPAQTRELIAEIELLEEEIANREQHVLSLYRSIFDQCISGPSSAQSSGMASPAHTKSGARKHPSIISSAFCSSKKFPLQAFQLLASIKEYGRSNPLLKPKGRHESLSSENLNTGVDSNSSDPKKFPTARRNYLARTLKDHLYECPSKISEELVRCMAAIYCWVRSDSSEKPEKGRSPFLSRSSTSVILPRRGTADEQQWSSKSTVEISSISLDKSQFSSASYAINNYRLLVEQLERVDLSVLESSAKLAFWVNIYNSLIMHAYLAYGIPHSSLRRIALFHKAAYNIGGHIITANTVEHFILSCRTPRIGRWFETILSTAMRKKSGEEKQILGSKFGITDSHPLVLFALCTGASSDPMLRVYTAKNVTDELEKAKKEFLQANVVVRKSRKIFLPKILDRYAKETCKSSDDLLVWVSQNIDKKLQESIQKCMDSKNKRKASQVIEWLPYSTRFHYVFGKDLTEKPWWV; translated from the exons TGCATCTGATAGGAACCTAGATACTGTGAAACACGGGACTTTGTATTGCATGGGAAAGGATTTCAATGACTCTAAG ACTTTGCGTAACATAATGAAGTCAACCTACGGTTCTCTGAATCAAGATTCAAGCGACAATGTCAGTAAGACTTCATCAAACCACCGAGCTTCCTTGGAAAATGAT ATCAAACAACTACAGATGCATTTATATCAAGAAAAGACTATCAGATTTATGCTCGAGAAGGCGATTGGTCGAGCTTCTAGTACTTTATCTCCTGGACACAGACATTTCCCTGCTCAG aCAAGGGAGCTTATTGCAGAGATCGAGTTACTTGAAGAAGAAATAGCAAATCGTGAGCAACATGTTCTTTCTCTCTACAGAAGTATCTTTGACCAATGCATTAGTGGGCCATCATCAGCACAAAGTTCAGGCATGGCTTCTCCTGCTCACACAAAAAGTGGAGCAAGGAAGCACCCAAGCATAATATCAAGTGCATTTTGCTCCTCAAAAAAGTTCCCCTTGCAAGCTTTCCAGCTTTTGGCTTCCATAAAAGAGTATGGGAGAAGTAATCCATTGCTCAAGCCCAAGGGCAGACATGAATCACTGTCAAGTGAAAACTTGAATACTGGTGTTGATAGCAACTCCTCAGATCCTAAGAAG TTTCCAACTGCCAGGAGGAATTATTTGGCTCGTACTTTGAAAGACCATCTCTACGAGTGTCCAAGTAAAATATCTGAGGAATTGGTTAGATGCATGGCTGCTATATATTGTTGGGTACGTAGTGACTCATCTGAAAAGCCTGAAAAAGGCCGCTCGCCCTTCCTGTCAAGATCATCTACCAGTGTTATCCTTCCTCGAAGAGGCACTGCAGATGAGCAGCAATGGTCTAGCAAATCTACAGTGGAAATATCTTCAATATCTCTAGACAAGAGCCAATTTTCAAGTGCATCATATGCAATAAATAACTATAG GTTACTGGTGGAACAACTGGAGAGAGTAGATCTGAGTGTGTTGGAAAGCAGTGCCAAGTTGGCATTTTGGGTCAATATCTACAATTCTCTCATTATGCAT GCATACTTGGCTTATGGAATCCCCCATAGTTCTCTGAGACGGATTGCTTTGTTCCATAAG GCTGCTTATAATATAGGAGGACACATCATCACTGCCAACACCGTAGAGCACTTCATTTTGAGCTGTCGCACACCTCGAATTGGTCGT TGGTTTGAAACTATACTCTCAACTGCAATGCGGAAGAAATCTGGAGAAGAAAAGCAGATCCTTGGGTCAAAATTTGGTATCACTGATTCCCATCCACTTGTTCTCTTCGCCCTATGTACCGGAGCTTCTTCTGATCCTATG CTGAGAGTCTACACTGCAAAAAATGTAACGGATGAGTTAGAGAAGGCCAAGAAGGAGTTCCTTCAAGCCAACGTGGTGGTCAGGAAATCCAGGAAGATTTTTCTACCAAAGATTCTCGACAGATATGCCAAAGAAACCTGCAAAAGCTCTGATGATCTTCTCGTCTGGGTGTCGCAGAACATAGATAAGAAGTTGCAGGAGTCAATCCAGAAATGCATGGATTCAAAGAACAAGAGAAAAGCCTCCCAGGTTATTGAATGGTTACCATACAGCACAAGATTCCATTATGTCTTTGGGAAAGACTTGACAGAAAAACCTTGGTGGGTGTAA
- the LOC103711652 gene encoding uncharacterized protein LOC103711652 isoform X2, with the protein MERAEVAADAKNDECVASVSKISSSCSLRHKRSKSASDRNLDTVKHGTLYCMGKDFNDSKTLRNIMKSTYGSLNQDSSDNVSKTSSNHRASLENDIKQLQMHLYQEKTIRFMLEKAIGRASSTLSPGHRHFPAQTRELIAEIELLEEEIANREQHVLSLYRSIFDQCISGPSSAQSSGMASPAHTKSGARKHPSIISSAFCSSKKFPLQAFQLLASIKEYGRSNPLLKPKGRHESLSSENLNTGVDSNSSDPKKFPTARRNYLARTLKDHLYECPSKISEELVRCMAAIYCWVRSDSSEKPEKGRSPFLSRSSTSVILPRRGTADEQQWSSKSTVEISSISLDKSQFSSASYAINNYRLLVEQLERVDLSVLESSAKLAFWAYLAYGIPHSSLRRIALFHKAAYNIGGHIITANTVEHFILSCRTPRIGRWFETILSTAMRKKSGEEKQILGSKFGITDSHPLVLFALCTGASSDPMLRVYTAKNVTDELEKAKKEFLQANVVVRKSRKIFLPKILDRYAKETCKSSDDLLVWVSQNIDKKLQESIQKCMDSKNKRKASQVIEWLPYSTRFHYVFGKDLTEKPWWV; encoded by the exons TGCATCTGATAGGAACCTAGATACTGTGAAACACGGGACTTTGTATTGCATGGGAAAGGATTTCAATGACTCTAAG ACTTTGCGTAACATAATGAAGTCAACCTACGGTTCTCTGAATCAAGATTCAAGCGACAATGTCAGTAAGACTTCATCAAACCACCGAGCTTCCTTGGAAAATGAT ATCAAACAACTACAGATGCATTTATATCAAGAAAAGACTATCAGATTTATGCTCGAGAAGGCGATTGGTCGAGCTTCTAGTACTTTATCTCCTGGACACAGACATTTCCCTGCTCAG aCAAGGGAGCTTATTGCAGAGATCGAGTTACTTGAAGAAGAAATAGCAAATCGTGAGCAACATGTTCTTTCTCTCTACAGAAGTATCTTTGACCAATGCATTAGTGGGCCATCATCAGCACAAAGTTCAGGCATGGCTTCTCCTGCTCACACAAAAAGTGGAGCAAGGAAGCACCCAAGCATAATATCAAGTGCATTTTGCTCCTCAAAAAAGTTCCCCTTGCAAGCTTTCCAGCTTTTGGCTTCCATAAAAGAGTATGGGAGAAGTAATCCATTGCTCAAGCCCAAGGGCAGACATGAATCACTGTCAAGTGAAAACTTGAATACTGGTGTTGATAGCAACTCCTCAGATCCTAAGAAG TTTCCAACTGCCAGGAGGAATTATTTGGCTCGTACTTTGAAAGACCATCTCTACGAGTGTCCAAGTAAAATATCTGAGGAATTGGTTAGATGCATGGCTGCTATATATTGTTGGGTACGTAGTGACTCATCTGAAAAGCCTGAAAAAGGCCGCTCGCCCTTCCTGTCAAGATCATCTACCAGTGTTATCCTTCCTCGAAGAGGCACTGCAGATGAGCAGCAATGGTCTAGCAAATCTACAGTGGAAATATCTTCAATATCTCTAGACAAGAGCCAATTTTCAAGTGCATCATATGCAATAAATAACTATAG GTTACTGGTGGAACAACTGGAGAGAGTAGATCTGAGTGTGTTGGAAAGCAGTGCCAAGTTGGCATTTTGG GCATACTTGGCTTATGGAATCCCCCATAGTTCTCTGAGACGGATTGCTTTGTTCCATAAG GCTGCTTATAATATAGGAGGACACATCATCACTGCCAACACCGTAGAGCACTTCATTTTGAGCTGTCGCACACCTCGAATTGGTCGT TGGTTTGAAACTATACTCTCAACTGCAATGCGGAAGAAATCTGGAGAAGAAAAGCAGATCCTTGGGTCAAAATTTGGTATCACTGATTCCCATCCACTTGTTCTCTTCGCCCTATGTACCGGAGCTTCTTCTGATCCTATG CTGAGAGTCTACACTGCAAAAAATGTAACGGATGAGTTAGAGAAGGCCAAGAAGGAGTTCCTTCAAGCCAACGTGGTGGTCAGGAAATCCAGGAAGATTTTTCTACCAAAGATTCTCGACAGATATGCCAAAGAAACCTGCAAAAGCTCTGATGATCTTCTCGTCTGGGTGTCGCAGAACATAGATAAGAAGTTGCAGGAGTCAATCCAGAAATGCATGGATTCAAAGAACAAGAGAAAAGCCTCCCAGGTTATTGAATGGTTACCATACAGCACAAGATTCCATTATGTCTTTGGGAAAGACTTGACAGAAAAACCTTGGTGGGTGTAA